The segment GGCCAACTTGTCTCTCCTGGAGATCGGCTACACTTGTTCTGTCATACCGAAGATGTTGCAGAACCTTGTAAGTGAGATCCGAGGTATCTCTCGGGAAGGGTGTGCCACacagatgtttttctttatattctttgGTATAACTGAGTGCTGTCTATTGGCAGCCATGGCCTTTGACCGCTACATGGCCATATGCTCCCCACTCCATTACTCAACCCGAATGAGTCGTGAGGTATGTGCCCATTTGGCATTAGTTTCATGGGGAATGGGATGTATAGTAGGGTTGGGACAaaccaattttattttctccttgaaCTTCTGTGGACCATGTGAGATAGACCACTTCTTCTGTGACCTTCCACCTGTCCTGGCACTTGCTTGTGGCGATACATCCCAAAATGAGGCTGCAATCTTTGTGGCCGTAGTTCTCTGCATATCTAGCCCATTTTTGTTGATCATTTATTCCTATGTCAGAATTCTGGTTGCAGTGCTGGTGATGCCTTCACCTGAGGGTCGCCATAAAGCTCTCTCCACCTGTTCCTCCCATCTACTTGTAGTCACACTGTTTTTTGGCTCAGGATCTATTACCTACTTGAGGCCCAAATCTAGCCACTTACCAGGAATGGACAAACTCTTGGCCCTTTTCTACACAGCAGTGACATCCATGCTGAACCCCATCATCTATAGCTTAAGGAACAAGGAAGTGAAGGCAGCACTGAGAAAAACTCTGAGTCTGAAGACATCTCGGGCAATAAATAGGTAACAGAACCTTGCAGAGCTGCTGGCTAATGAAAATGTGCAATGAATgagattaaacaaataaaaactggtACATTCTTTTGTCTGCCTTATGTTGAGTCTTTTTGTAATTTTGAAGGTACCTCTATAGTCAGCTGTATTTTCTAACTGCTGATtctgaaataatataaaatactaatCAATCCAAGTAAAGAGTACAATGTGACAGATTTTCCATTATGTTTAATTCTCAGATGTCAATCTAAATGCAAATTTATATCTCAGAAGTCTTGCAAATTCAAGACTTGGTGTCCCTATGCTTTCTGCTCTTTATTCAGACATATCTCATATGACTCTTTATTCCATAGTAACTATATAAAGGGTCTTATTTTagtaatatttgtatttttattaaataatggCACATACTACAACTCTCTTAATTCTTTGTGACCTATGTATACCAAAAAATATGGATAAATGCTACAATATACTGAACTGTTCAGATTTGAcatgatttgttttaaaaatttaaatataacataagaaatattttttagagTTTCCATGGTAGTTCTTCAGACTTTTAATCTTTcttcttgttattattttatgtattcactttacattctgttcATTGCCCCCCACTCATTCACCCCTCCCACAACTTTTACCCCAATcccatctttccttcttctctgagtTGTTTGTGTCCTCCCTGGGAATCCCCAACCCTGGCAGTTCAAGTATCTGTGAGGCAAGGGAAATATCCCAATGAGGACAAAAAGGCATCCAAACTATAAAATCATCCCAATTGCGGGCAACAGCTTTGTGGATAGCTCCTGTTGCTATTGTTCAGGATACACATCAATACAAAGCAACACATCagttacatatgtgcaggtagGTCTAGGTCCAGACCatatctttggttggtggttcagtctctgggtacaccaaggatccaggttagatgactctgttggtcttgctGGGGAGTTCCAATCTTCTTACAGGATGCAATCCTTGCTGTGATTTTTCCATAGGAGTTCCCGAGCTCAATCCACAGTTTGTCTGTGGGtgcctgtatctgtctgagtcagctgctgggtaatgcctctcagaagacagatatGTTAGACTCccatctgcaagcatagcagagtatcatgaAGAGTgccagggattggtgtttgccaATGTGATTAGTCTTAAGTTGGGgtggttattggttggtcattcacTCCGTCTCTGCTCTACCATTCCCATGGCAGCATTCCTtgaagacaggataaatttttggTCAAAATATATATGGGTGGGTTGCTGGCCCTATGGCTCCACTGgtgttcctgcctggctataggtgGTGGCTCTTTCGGGTACCATATCCTCAACATAGTGAGTCATAATTAAGGACACCTCCATGGATTCTGTggcacctcccttatcccaggtttctgtctcttcctggagGGGCCCCCTACTTTTCTACCTCTTTCAGTTGTAGATTTCCATTCATACTCATGGCTATCTGGTCATGTCTCATGTCCTTCCCTACACCTgatctggaacacacacacacacacacacacacacacacacacacacacacacacatacacacacacttcttcacCCTATTCTTATCTCACCCAGTTtattccctccatctgcctcttataactactttattcccacttctaagtgagattcaagcatccttgcttgtgtctttcttcttgtttaccTTCTTTACCTAGCTtggttgattgtgttctttcatGGGCCTTTAGCTTTCTGGGTATCTTTGGTTCCTGTGTGTTCTTGTTGTAGTCCATACTGGGAAGGGGTTTAGCCTCCATGGTCCTGGTGTGGCTGGCCTCTGATGGGTATCCTTGTGTTGTATCATTCCATATCTAGAGGTCTGTGTGGTTTAGTATCTGTAGGTGTGTATGGTTCAGTTTCTGCCAATCTGATGAATTTCAGCAGAGAGTTGGCAGGAGAATGGAGGTCCACCTGGGCTATCAGTCTATTGTGGGCAGCATAGCATGTCCATAGAACTCAACAACAAGGATGGGTGGAGGAAGGGAAGCTAACTTGTATAATTCAGTGTGTATGATGAAGGTAGGGGGAGAGGTGGACAAATAATGGAGGTTCCCCTGGGATAGCAGGCTGGTCAGGAAAGCTCAGCTTGCTCCAGAGTATTCAGCAAGCCTGTATTAGGtttgaaaataatgtttaaaatattaatattcaagAATCCATGGGCAACTCAGGAAAATGAATCAGGTAGGTTAAATGCAGACCATTGTGGGGGATATGGAAGTCAaccttgttgaaaaaaaaaagtggattggAGATGGAGGCACCACAGGCTCCTTCAACTCCTCGAAGATTACTGATCTGGTGAACATGACATTAGAACTAATATAGTCCCAGGAACAACAGTGAGAAAGCAAAAAAGAACCAAAGCCTGCATGGCGGCTACTCCccctgtatttttgttgttgttgttttaagatttatttattatatttatatgagtacactctagctgtcttcagacacaccagaagagggcatcagattccactacagatgtttgtaagccatcatgtggttgctgggaattgaactcaagatctttggaagagtagtcagtgctgcTAACCACTGAGAATTCTCTCCATTCCTATTCCCCTGAATTCATATTAGTCTTACCAGGAGATAacactccccctctcccttttttACCCCACCTCCAAATCCTTCTGAGTGACCTCATCAGGTAGATCTTTCATTGGGGCATAGGGAAGGTGTAGCATGGTACAATTGGCTGAGGATTTAGAGAATTTATATCGTCTCAAACAATGTATATATTCAAGAATATTGCACAATAAATCCAGATATGCACGTACTATTGGTCCCTGGAGCTGGTTTCTTGGGATTCATCATGCAATTCTGTCACCTCTCAACCCTATCCTTTTCCCTGAAAATCAAAACATCTACTTCCATTCCTCCAAGTTCAATACCCCATCCCCTTTTTTGTATCAGAACACATCCTGCAGTTACTGACACCAAACTCAAACAGATCATGTAGACCTCCAATCTTCCTTTTCCCAGCTCATTCCACCCAGCTTCCAACATCATCAGTAATTCTCTGGGATTCTGCAGGTTACTCTTGCCTGGAAAGAAGATAAACTAATTGAGAATCTTCAAGGCTCTCTCATTTCCACTCTCCTTTTCACCAAATCCAATTCTCCAGTCTCACTCCCATTTCTGTAGCAGATCACCTCCATTCTGACCCCATCTCCAGCACACCATGCACATGATCTCTTAACCTTCCTCCATACTCACCTTCTTATCTTAGACCCAACTTCATCTGGATTTTTCTAAGACTATGCAAATCTTGTCTGACTGTGATCCAAATAGGCCAGTGAAGCAGGTAGATGAAATTCAGATGTTCACACTTCTTCCTTGTCTCCATAGCCAATCACCTATCTCACTCCCTGCTtatgggaactaaaaaggggcccaggggaagaggggaagaaaggaccCTTGTTCCGCCAGAGGTCCACCTATGTTCTGGATAGGCAGACGTGGGAGGGCTCccatatgctttccactcagccccttGTTGGGCATCCAAGCCTTTGACCTACTCTTCGGGGGGCAGTGAACAAGGGATAGCCCTACCTGGGAGCCCAGGGGCTACTCTCTAAAGCCTCCGGGTTTTGGGAGACAGAAATGAGGGAAgcgaggttcccacacaggtgagagtaagtgcagtggatcttgatgagcagagattgtataaggttttagagctttattatagaaaggcagggagaaagagagaagttagaagagagagagagagagagagagagagagagagagagagaaggctagagtgaaagagtaagaggagaggagaggagaggagaggagaggagaggagaggagagggatgagtgaggagagaaaacaaagagagatgagggagagggtgacagtgagaagtaagagagaggTGAGGAGGGGCCTCACAGCCcattttatggtctttactgttgctagctAACTGGAGAGGAATTTAGCCTGAAAATCAGAATCTTGGGaaattgcctatgtgacttctagaCATACTTCTCTTGTGggtttgcgggggggggggggaggcagtaacttagacaggacccagagttccaggagcatgagggaacaccaaccgtgtcatgtaggtggaTTATCAAGattctggggttcagacctcagctcaactggagaccagcctgtctgtgcatagcccaatgccccacaccagctctgtagcagactacCTGTTTTGGCCTCTCCTCACTCTGTTACTGTTCCTAGGAGACTGAGGCTATCCAGGTAGAACaggatgctttctttcttcttaatgatgtcattgtttttaatagctgagtaagatTCGATTGTGTATATTTACCACAttgttctttatccattcattagttgaggaacatctagtgTATTGTCAGTTTCTGGCTATAATGAATCCACTATGAGCATGGCTAAGCAAGGGTCCTTGTGGTgtggtggaacatcttttaggTAAATGATAGCTGATACTGAGGTAGAGTTATTCCTGATTTCCtgagaatcttccaaaatgaCGTCCAAGTTgtttgtacaagttttcacttcaaccaacaatggaggattgttcctattgctccacatcctcatcagcatgtgAAGTCGCCCTAGTTTTTGTTCTTGGCCATTTTTACTGGTATAAAATTAAATCTCATAGCCATTTTGATatgcttttccctgatgactagggatgttgaccatttctttaagtcCTTCTTAGTCATTAGAACttcttttgttgagaattttctattGAGAACGAAaccccatttttttatttattaggtattttcttcatttacatttacaatgctatcccaaaagtcccccatatcctccctccGACCTGCtaccctacacacccactcccactacttggctctggcattcccctgtactgaggcatataaagtttgcaaggccaatgggcctctcttcccaatgatggccaactaggccatcttctgatacatatgcagctagagacatgagcttagagggtactggttagttcatattgttgttccacctatagggttgcagaccactttagctcattgggtactttttctaactcctccattgggggccctgtgatccatccaatagctgactgtgaacatccactctgtgtttgctaggcctcggcatagcctcacaagagacagctatatcagggtcctttcagcaaaatcttgctagtgtatgcaacggggtcagcgtttggaggcggattatgggatggatccccaggtatggcagtctctagatgatccatcctttcatctcagctccaaattttgtctctgtaactcattctatgggtttttgttcccaattctaagaaggggcaaagtgttcatactttggtcttcattcttcttcagtttcatgtgttttgcaaattgtatcttgtatcttgtgtattctaagtttctgagctaatatccacttatcagtgagtacatatcatgtgagttcttttgtgattgggttatctcactcaggatgatgacctccaggtctatccatttacctaggaatttcataaattcattctttttaattgctgagtagcacaatattgtgtaaatgtaccatattttctgtatccattcctctgttgaggggcatctgggttctttccagcttctgactattataaatacagctgcaatgaacatagcagagcatgtgtccttcttaccagttggaacatcttatggatatatgccaaggagaggtattgtgggatcctctggtagtactatgtccaattttctgaggatatgccagactgatttccaaagtggttgtacaagcttgcaatcccaacaacaatggaggagtgtgcctctttctccacatcctcgacagcatctgctatcacctgaattttgatcttagccattctgacttgtgtgaggtggaatctcagggttgttttcatttgcatttccccggtgattaaggatgctgaacattttatcaggtgcttctcagccaatcggtatttctcaggtgagaattctttctttagctctgagccccattttttaacggggttatttgattttctggagtctacctttttgagttctttatatatattggatattagtcccctatttgatttaggataggtaaagatcatttcccaatctgttggtggcctttttgtcttattgacagtgtcttctgccttacagaaggtttgcaattttatgaggtcccatttcccaattctcaatcttacagcacaagccattgctgttctattcatgaattttccccctgtgcccatatctttgaggattttccccactttctcctctgtaagtttcactctctctggttttgagtggagttccttgatccacttagatttgagatTAGTAataggatataggaatggatcaattcgcattcttctacatgataacctccagttgtgccagcaccatttgttgaaaatgctgtctttttttcactggatggttttagctcccttgtcaaagatcaagtgaacatagatgtgtgggttcatttctgggtctttaatttactccattgctctacttgtctgtctctataccagtatcatgctttttttttttttttatcacaattgctctgtagaacagctttaggtcaggcatggtgattccaccagaggttcttttatccttgagaagagtttttgctatcctaggtttttttgttattccagatgaatttgcagattgtcctttctaattcgttaaagaattgagttggaattttaatggggattgcattgaatctgtagattgcttttgacaagatagccattttgactatatggatcctgccaatccatgagcatgggagatatttccatcttctgagatcttctttaatttctttgttcagagatttgaaattcttatcatacagatctttcacttccttagttagagtcatgccaagttattttctattatttttgattattgtgaagggtgttgtttccctaaattctttctcagagtatttatcctttgtgtagagaaaggccattgacttctttgagctaattttatatccagctacttcactaaagctgtttatcaagtttaggagttccctggtagaaattttagggtcacttatttatactatcatatcatctgcaaaaagtgatattttgacttcttcctttccaatttgtatccccttgatctcctattgttgtggaattgctccgGTAAGACTTCCAGTActttgttgaataggtagggagaaagggggcatcgttgtctagtccctgattttagtgggattgcttccagcttttcaccgtttaatttgatgttggctactggtttcctgtagactgcttttatcatgttaaggtgtgggcctcgaattcctgatctttccaagacttttatcatgaatgggtgttggatttttcaaatgctttctccacatttaAGGacatgatcacgtggtttttgtctttgagtttgtttatatagtggattacgttgatggagttccttatattaaagcatccctgcattcctggaatgaaacctacttgatcaggatgtataattgttttgatgtgttcttggatttggttagcaagaattttattgagtatttttgcatcgatattcataaggaaaattggtctgaataTTCTCTATCCTTgtagggtctttctgtggtttaggtatcagagtaattgtgactttatagaatgaattgggtagagtaccttctgcttatattctgtggaatagtttgtgaagaactgagattagatattctttgaaggtctgatagaattctacactaaacccatctaggcctgggctctttttggttgggagactattaatgactgcttctatttctttaggggata is part of the Mus musculus strain C57BL/6J chromosome 17, GRCm38.p6 C57BL/6J genome and harbors:
- the Olfr118 gene encoding olfactory receptor 118, giving the protein MSVNCSLWQENKLSVKHFAFAKFSEVPEECFLLFTLILLMFLVSLTGNALITLAICTSPALHTPMYFFLANLSLLEIGYTCSVIPKMLQNLVSEIRGISREGCATQMFFFIFFGITECCLLAAMAFDRYMAICSPLHYSTRMSREVCAHLALVSWGMGCIVGLGQTNFIFSLNFCGPCEIDHFFCDLPPVLALACGDTSQNEAAIFVAVVLCISSPFLLIIYSYVRILVAVLVMPSPEGRHKALSTCSSHLLVVTLFFGSGSITYLRPKSSHLPGMDKLLALFYTAVTSMLNPIIYSLRNKEVKAALRKTLSLKTSRAINR
- the Olfr118 gene encoding olfactory receptor 118 isoform X1; this translates as MSVNCSLWQENKLSVKHFAFAKFSEVPEECFLLFTLILLMFLVSLTGNALITLAICTSPALHTPMYFFLANLSLLEIGYTCSVIPKMLQNLVSEIRGISREGCATQMFFFIFFVTLFFGSGSITYLRPKSSHLPGMDKLLALFYTAVTSMLNPIIYSLRNKEVKAALRKTLSLKTSRAINR